A stretch of DNA from Glycine max cultivar Williams 82 chromosome 18, Glycine_max_v4.0, whole genome shotgun sequence:
aaaaaacttcttatttttttaagaaaaaaataacaaaaagatgaagaatttttagaaagtttaatatttatggCTATACACTCAATTATATCGATCTATAACATACATTTTATTGTAACTTTAATAactattagtattattttataaacaacacTTTATGAtgaagtttaaatttaattatatcaatatatagtatatatgatattactttttattatttaatgaaatttatataataattgtttatattAGATTTAGAAATATAGTAACCAAAAATTGCTGTCAAAAATCTAAATAGATATAAGTAGTATGATGAGTTTTATGTTAATGTATTGAAAAACTCCTATTATCTTCCGTGttttatcaatatattcataatttatatattggtgtaaattttttagtttgatcaaatttatcataaaacaaattataaattataatcataataagTATAAATCTTTCCAAGATAGTAGTAAGCACACAAATTAAACCAAGAGTCATTCACACACTTACCAATACCAAGGTAGGATATGTGGCATTTTATTGTTTGAAAACTCCAGATATTTTATTAACCTTCACCTAAACAAAAGATAATCATATAATATGATGATGACAAAACATCTGCTGCAGCAAATGACCACACCAATCATTCGTAACATTAATGATGATTATGCATAAAGTATACAGCTTAAAATTGTAAACCAGAAACCATAccctagaatcaagaatcaaccATAAATAAAAACCCCAAAtctcacatgtcatcaagcaataGAGTGAATCAACAGATTCCAGTCATTTTAACAAATACCAGATTGCATTATAAGCTCGGGAAAGAAAGTGTGTTCCTTGAGTCATGCATAAACTCAAGAAAATTGAGGCAAACATATGCTTAAAGTTGAAAAGATCCTATAAAATAACGACAGAGAGCCACAGGCGCAATGAAACTTCCTAATGCATCACATAAGATCCCAATAGAGGCATCCTGGCATTCAgtagaaaaaaacataaaaagcaatTGGTAAAACACAAAAAGAGACATGCAAGTTTATGGCGAGTTTAAGATATCAGAGAATCCCTCCTTAACAATTTTTTGTAAGCATGTCAAATGCCATTAAGCAAACATACAAATATCACTTTATTGACTATAGTGAGAAAAGATTTTTCACTCAAACATTAGTAATAAGAAAATTCCCCAACAAAAGAAGTCAGCATATGCAAATGGCATCTGAATGCAGCTAATGCTGGCATCATTTTGCATTCAGTTGTCAAATTACTTTCCTTCAATCTTCTAGTGAAGTAAAGTGACATATCACAATACCTTCAAAGTATCACTGGCAACCGCCTACAAGAGAAATACATATGAAAAGTACACTTGAAAATTATTCAAGTTATGagcatttatttccttttttaccCAGTCAAGATAAAACTTGCAAATGAAAGTGGTCAAGCAAGAAAAAGGACACCCAAAACCAGAGAATACAACATAGCTTCTTAAATGTAGATTAGACCATTAAAGGCATAGGTGAGAGTCAATCCCTAGATTGACAATTTACTCAGTCATAAGTAGCATGATCCTCCTAAATAAGCATCAGACAacacaaaaggaggtggagttctTATTTCAAATGGTGATCTATTTTCCTTAACCCATCCTTTACTGCTATTTGGTACTATCATATATGAATAAGCAATTTTCAATTGCCCAATTCTAAAGGTGTGAAATGTTCATCTACCTAAACCAATCACAtggaaaatgaaatttgaaagcGACAAATGCCACCAAAGCAGACCCACAAATATTAAACACCACCTAACATGAACCCATAAGAAACCAAAGCCGTggtagacaaagaaacaaaccaTGTTACATCAACAATAGAAGTCATAATTTCTCATAACCCAATAGAACCacatttcaaaacaaataaaacaccATAACTCACAAGCATTAATTACTCTAACAACAAAaccaataaaattattcaaaaccaAAAGACAAAGAGATACAACAACAGTTACACAAGATCCTCTTCCACCCCCAATTTCCACCCTAACATGACATCCCATCTTCATGTCTTCCATCCTAACTCACTCATCACAACCACAAGCAAACTGCATAACCCTGAACCTGAATTTCTTAAACAGTCAGGAATTTAACACATTCATGCAATCAGCTAATCTTAACTAAATCATGTTTCATctcatacaacaacaacaaagccttatcccactaagTGAGATCGGCAAAAAGAAATCACACAACAACATTTAATACtgttaaaaactaaaacttcaGGAAatacaaatcatatttttatctcataaataaattatcaattataaaaatacatatcaGAAGTTTAAACCGTCTGATCCTTATCCAACAGCACTAATTCACAACTGCCTGAATGCTCTTATCCAGTTCCCAAAACCCTGTGCCAATCCAAAACCGCCATTCAGCAATTTCCAGAAACCGTTTTATCAGTTATAGTTATTTACAGTATCAGAATCCAATCGAATACTTAACAGACTaaaaacattacaaaaaaaaaaaaaatcgcaaTTCCCCTAAAAATTCAAACGAATACTCAGTAAACTAAAAACAtcacaaaaaattgaaaatcccACTGTGGTCGGGGTTGCAGTATCGTGATTGTTTCCGATACTACAGAAAAAATTGCAGACAGAAGCAGCTGATGCGACCGCAATTGCAATCACGTTTTTTTCAAAACCTTATTGCGGGGTCTCGTCCCGGCCGAGTCTTTGATATGACAAAACGCGACCAATGTGGTGACGCCGATTGCGAGACCGCTTTACAGAGTCAGTGACCTCAAAAACCTTGAGGTTACGGTGGAAATtgcagtgttttttttttaagagcgAGATCTTCCGTTGGCACGCGAATTTCTCGTTCGGCGAGAAAACGAGCTCCTCACCCTCCCGAAATACGAAAAGACATTCCTCAGAGCAGAACCGAACCCTCTGCTCTCCCTAGACCTCCCAACAGAGCTATCCCAAGCGACTCTTCTGGGAGCGCCGTTAGCGCCGTTAAACCCTCCGTCCATCTCCGTGTAAACCAGCGGGAGCTCCCTCCCTCCGATGAACCTGCCCACAGCGAATCCCCCCCCAGGAAGTCTCCAAATAGTCAACCCCACAGTATTATTGTTACTATTACTATTACTTTCTTCAACTTCATCGGAAGGAACCTCGTGGCGGCACACGGGGCACGAGTTTCTCACCGAGAGCCACGGCACGATGCACTCTGAGTGGTACACGTGCCCGCACGGCATCTCACGTGCGTCGCAGTTGATCTCAAAATTCTCCATGCAAACCGCGCAGTGGGATTCTGCGTAGGTGTGGCTCGCGAGGATCTTAACCACCGGCATCGACTCAATCGCCGCTTTCGACGCCGCCGCGGGGGGAGGCGGAGCGCTGCCCCCCGCGGCGCCGTCGAGCTGGTCGAGTAAATTGTCGAAGCCCGAGCCCAAAAGAAACTCGGTTACTCCTTGCGGTAAGGGGCGGAGAGTGCTTGGGCCGGAGGAACCTGAAACGGCGTCGTTGTAGTAGAGTTCGAAGTTCCGCGTTTCGGGCGAGACGACGTCGTTCGCGTTGCGGAGGACGATTACCGGGTTGAAGGGGGACCCGCCGCCGCCGCGCGTGGATCGGCGCGAGTGGGGAGGGGTTTGTAGCTCTTCTAGGAAGCCGGAGTTGCAATCTGGGCAGAGGAGAACGGCGTCGTTTTGTGGAACCCTAACGATGCGGTTGCAGCGGTAGCACCAGAATGATGAAGACGGAGATCCCAGTGATgccattaacttttttttttcttttcttttctctttctctatccTTCGAATCGGGAAAGAATTAAGAAGGAATTcgaatgttttttttgttggtctTTCTCTTGGCTGAGAAATGAGGGTGAGATTTTCCGGAAAAATTCTCGAGTGCGAGAATTGGTGAGGGGGTTTAGAAACAGAGAGAGTACGGGTTGAAAGTGAGGgagatatttataatttaattgaatttgtattttatagttgattttttttttcttactaaaaACAAGAAGACGCTTTACCATGTGCGTGAAACTGAAGAACTATTAACTGTAtttcgtatttttttaataatttaatataaaaaataagattttagattttttaagataataagtTCGTTTTTTATGGTGATTAACTGATTATTTTAtcgtaaaaaattacatatatttcaTAATTATGTTTTGGGCAAGAGAATATTCCGACGCAcattccttttatatttttgttgaactaTTGAACATATgtgatatgttaaaatttaagatGGAATAGTTTGAATATTATGAGTtcgattttttattaaaatatttttttgttaattttattattcaacttcaaattaattatgattgttCTTGCTGGTGATGAATAGGGGTtcaagacaaaataaaaaatttgtacatATTCTCTGTATCTTCGACTCTTAAGTGAGttatgattaataattattaatcattaataaaaaaaaggaaagaaaaatagaaaaagttgTCTacgttattcttttttttagaagTGTCTGCGTTATTCTATTCTGTCTTGATTatgattttctttaatttcttgcaaTAATATGAACTAACGAACTCTTGTATATTCTATGAAAATGCTAATCAGATGCTAAAATCATGATCGTATTCGGGGTGCAGGATACTATGAATGTTCTGtatctgaaaaaaaataaaaagatgcaATGAATGTTCTACAGGGTTACTTCAAAGTGGATTGTGTCATCaggtaatttattttaaatggacCAAATTGTGTTTATGCATCAAAACTTGC
This window harbors:
- the LOC121172634 gene encoding E3 ubiquitin-protein ligase RDUF1 produces the protein MASLGSPSSSFWCYRCNRIVRVPQNDAVLLCPDCNSGFLEELQTPPHSRRSTRGGGGSPFNPVIVLRNANDVVSPETRNFELYYNDAVSGSSGPSTLRPLPQGVTEFLLGSGFDNLLDQLDGAAGGSAPPPPAAASKAAIESMPVVKILASHTYAESHCAVCMENFEINCDAREMPCGHVYHSECIVPWLSVRNSCPVCRHEVPSDEVEESNSNSNNNTVGLTIWRLPGGGFAVGRFIGGRELPLVYTEMDGGFNGANGAPRRVAWDSSVGRSRESRGFGSALRNVFSYFGRVRSSFSRRTRNSRANGRSRS